One window of the Ictidomys tridecemlineatus isolate mIctTri1 chromosome 11, mIctTri1.hap1, whole genome shotgun sequence genome contains the following:
- the LOC144368557 gene encoding PRAME family member 12-like, with the protein MSIRTVPTLQDLVIQNILCNEALPIPNLENLPRVLTLQLYKEAIMGGHMEMVKKMVLSCPLACLPVDYLLKTRDVKALKTLLNGLDLLISQNIYPRKWKLKAIDFREVNQDSPNEWSRAPLGACSQEATSPKEREKCSQRAAKPHLKIFVDFDLDKVFQRFLGSLREWVEERKGVARIYCEKLQIGGFYLKLSKFLRTLPLYYVRELEVNAQHWTREIMEHFCFVLIEMRNLRVLHLSDLSPQVFTGRSINRWYSHRFSLQLRKVNKLRELYVNNVFFLYGALHKILLSRTPLKTLSLRGCPLKEKDLQHLSMCPSTDQLKCLDLSSFRMKDMSPEPLRVLLEKVAHTLETLVLEFCEITETQVNAISPALGHCSQLKTFSFCGNQISLTALKNLLRHTASLPMEQAKYPAPLESFDEILWGFWTEINPMKFDQVQKELMQLVKDIRPVHDIQIYSYDCVLHLKHTDFIA; encoded by the exons ATGAGCATCAGGACGGTACCCACACTCCAGGACCTGGTGATACAGAATATACTGTGCAACGAGGCCTTGCCCATTCCCAATCTGGAGAACCTGCCCAGGGTGCTTACCCTGCAGTTGTACAAGGAGGCTATAATGGGGGGTCACATGGAGATGGTAAAAAAGATGGTGCTGTCCTGCCCCTTGGCCTGTCTGCCTGTGGACTACCTGCTGAAGACAAGAGATGTGAAGGCCTTAAAAACCCTACTGAATGGGCTAGACTTGCTGATTTCCCAGAACATTTACCCCAG GAAATGGAAACTGAAAGCAATCGATTTTCGGGAAGTGAATCAGGACAGCCCCAATGAGTGGTCTAGAGCCCCACTGGGCGCCTGCTCACAAGAGGCCACGTCtccaaaggaaagagagaaatgcaGCCAAAGAGCAGCGAAGCCACACTTGAAGATCTTCGTAGATTTCGATCTGGACAAAGTCTTCCAAAGATTCCTTGGCAGCCTCAGGGAGTgggtggaggagaggaagggggtggCCCGTATATACTGTGAGAAGCTGCAGATTGGGGGTTTCTACTTGAAACTCTCTAAATTCCTGAGGACTCTGCCATTGTACTACGTGCGGGAACTGGAGGTGAATGCTCAGCACTGGACTCGAGAAATAatggaacatttttgttttgtcctGATCGAGATGAGGAACCTTCGCGTCCTCCATCTCTCCGACTTGAGCCCGCAGGTCTTCACAGGCCGCTCCATCAACAGGTGGTATTCTCATAGATTCAGCCTTCAACTGCGCAAGGTGAACAAACTCCGTGAGCTCTACGTGAACAACGTCTTCTTCCTCTACGGAGCGCTGCACAAAATCCTCCT GAGTCGGACCCCCTTGAAAACGCTCTCGCTGAGAGGTTGTCCGCTCAAGGAGAAGGATTTACAGCACCTGTCCATGTGTCCGAGCACTGATCAACTGAAGTGTCTGGATCTCAGCTCTTTTCGCATGAAAGATATGAGTCCTGAGCCCCTCCGGGTCCTGCTGGAGAAGGTGGCACACACCCTTGAGACCCTGGTCTTAGAGTTTTGTGAGATAACAGAGACCCAGGTAAATGCCATCTCGCCAGCCCTGGGTCACTGTTCCCAGCTCAAAACCTTCAGTTTCTGTGGGAACCAAATCTCCCTGACTGCTCTTAAGAACCTGCTGAGACACACCGCTAGCCTGCCGATGGAACAAGCGAAGTACCCTGCCCCTCTGGAGAGCTTTGACGAAATCCTCTGGGGTTTTTGGACTGAGATCAACCCTATGAAATTTGACCAGGTTCAGAAGGAGCTGATGCAGCTGGTGAAGGACATCAGGCCTGTCCACGACATCCAGATTTATTCTTATGATTGTGTTCTTCACCTCAAACATACAGATTTTATTGCCTGA
- the LOC101965784 gene encoding PRAME family member 12-like, whose translation MSIQCPPTLLELAGSSLLSDKSRVVLDLEDMPIELFPPLFVEAFSRGHTEVLKKMVQAWPFTCLPLGALMRQPQPEMLRVALDGLDMLLAQQDRPRRRKLQVLDLQRVPRNFWRTWSGALVDARSPEAMKKNQTSKHGPALTAKPPFQVVIDLCLTERPLDEFQAHLFLWVTQRRDMIQLSCKRLKIFGKPTGHTRKVLRLLQLDSIQKVEVHCTWAPSTLAACAPFLGQMRNLRKLLVSQVCVPAHTSPEEQERLLAQLTLQFRRMDCLRKFCVDAVLLLEGLLEQVLGHLKTPLETLSITNCPLSDSEWNHLSRCPNTTQLRHLELTDFSPEPLKILLESTVASLKTLDLETCGITDSQLQALLPALSRCSQLRVLSFHGKSISMSARRDLLLHTASLSQLSEELYPAPLESYDAQGAIHPGRCSQLRAELTAIVRDFRQPKVLVLCTVPCRHCGYKFMYKEGLLHCSCPTAA comes from the exons ATGAGCATCCAGTGCCCACCCACGCTGCTGGAGCTGGCAGGGAGCAGCCTATTAAGTGACAAGTCCAGGGTGGTCCTGGATCTGGAGGACATGCCCATAGAGCTCTTCCCACCACTCTTTGTGGAGGCCTTCAGCAGGGGACACACTGAGGTCCTGAAGAAAATGGTGCAGGCCTGGCCCTTCACCTGCCTGCCCCTGGGGGCCCTGATGAGGCAGCCACAGCCTGAGATGCTCCGAGTGGCACTGGATGGGCTGGACATGCTGCTTGCCCAGCAGGATCGCCCCAG GAGGCGGAAACTGCAGGTGCTGGATTTGCAGAGAGTTCCACGGAACTTCTGGAGGACGTGGTCTGGAGCCTTGGTTGATGCTCGCTCACCAGAGGCCATGAAGAAGAATCAAACATCGAAACATGGTCCAGCATTGACAGCTAAGCCGCCCTTCCAGGTAGTCATAGACTTGTGCCTCACAGAAAGACCCCTGGATGAATTCCAGGCCCACTTGTTCCTGTGGGTCACACAGAGAAGGGACATGATACAGCTGTCTTGCAAGAGACTGAAGATCTTTGGGAAACCCACCGGCCATACCAGGAAGGTCCTGAGACTGCTGCAGCTGGACTCTATCCAGAAGGTGGAAGTGCACTGCACCTGGGCGCCCTCCACCTTGGCTGCTTGTGCTCCTTTCTTGGgccagatgaggaacctgaggaaGCTGCTTGTCTCCCAGGTCTGCGTACCTGCCCACACCTCCCCAGAGGAGCAGGAGCGGCTGCTCGCCCAGCTCACCTTGCAGTTCCGCAGGATGGACTGCCTGAGGAAGTTCTGTGTGGATGCTGTCCTCCTCCTCGAGGGCCTCCTGGAGCAGGTGCTGGG GCACCTGAAGACCCCTCTGGAGACCCTCTCAATAACCAACTGCCCGCTGTCAGATTCCGAGTGGAATCATCTTTCCCGATGTCCAAACACCACACAGCTCAGACACCTGGAACTGACCGATTTCAGTCCAGAGCCCCTCAAAATTCTGCTGGAAAGCACTGTAGCCTCTCTGAAGACCCTGGACTTGGAAACTTGCGGGATCACTGACTCCCAgctccaggccctcctgcctgccctgagCCGCTGCTCCCAGCTCAGGGTGTTGAGCTTCCACGGGAAAAGCATCTCCATGTCAGCCCGGAGGGACCTGCTGCTTCACACTGCCAGCCTGAGCCAGTTGAGCGAAGAGCTGTACCCTGCCCCTCTGGAGAGCTATGATGCCCAGGGTGCCATCCACCCAGGGAGATGTTCCCAACTCCGTGCTGAGCTCACAGCAATAGTGAGGGACTTTAGGCAGCCAAAGGTCCTTGTGCTCTGTACTGTTCCCTGTCGTCATTGTGGCTACAAGTTCATGTATAAAGAAGGCCTCCTTCACTGCTCGTGTCCAACAGCTGCCTAG